The Bacillota bacterium DNA window AAACTGCAGTGCTGTCAAAAAATAAGTATAAGCCCTCGGGTTATCTTTAATATCACCGGCAAAGGCATTAAGTTGACGGTGTGCTACATCATCAAGGTTGGAATCTCCTGTCATTCTGGCTAGGCGCAACAAATTAAGTGCGGCCACAGAATTGCCTGACGGCATAGCCCCGTCATAAGCATCTTTCGGCCGTGCAAAAAGTTGTTCCGAATCCTTTCCATAAAAGAAAAATCCTCCGTTTTCTTGGTCATGAAAGAGTTCTAGCATTGCTTGCGTTATTTCAACAGCCCTTTTAAGGTATATTGGGGATAAGGAAGCTTCATACAACTCTAGTAAAGCCCAAACCAGGAAGGCGTAATCGTCCAAATAAGCGTTTAAAGCGGCTTCACCCTCACGATAGCGAGCCAGAAGGCGCCCTTCTTTACTGCGCATATTGCTCCAAATGAAATCGAATGCCCTGATGGCCGCATCTGCATACTTTTTTTCTGAAAGCACCGATGCCCCTTTGGCCAGAGCGGTAATCAGCAGGGAATTCCAAGCTGTTAGCACCTTGTCATCTTTGTGAGGGTGAACACGTCGGTCTCTTTGGTGATACAGTTTAATTCTACATTCTTCGGCAATACCCCGAAGTTCATCTTCTGCCATGTTCCATTCTTTGGCCATTTGTTTCAGGCTGCCGTTAATTAAATTGGGGATATTTTTGCCCTCGAAGTTTCCGCCAGGGGTTATATCATACAGCTGACAGAAAATCTTACCCTGTTGGGGGCCAAGGATTTCATTGATTTCAGCAGTAGTCCAGACATAGAATTTCCCTTCCTCTCCTTCGGAATCTGCGTCTTCAGCTGAGTAGAAGGCGCCTTCGGGTGAAGTCATGTCTCTGAGAATATAAGTAAAGATTTCCCTGGCCACCCTGGCATAGACTTCTTCGCGCGTGACCTGGTATGCTTCCAAGTAGACAATTGCCAGTAAAGCGTTGTCATACAGCATCTTCTCGAAATGCGGTACAAGCCACTTTTTATCAGTGGAATATCTGGCGAAACCAAATCCAATATGATCATAAATACCGCCACGGTGCATTGATTGAAGAGTTTTTTCTACCATTTTGAGGGCCTTCTCATTATCGGTTTGTACCCAGTAGCGTAAAAGGAACAATAGATTTTGCGGCGTGGGAAATTTGGGTGCTGCCCCAAAACCGCCGTAATTAGAGTCAAAAGCTTGATGCAGCTGGTTGAAGGCCTCATGCAGAGTCTCTTCTGACAGTTCGCCCTGGGCAGAAATATTTAAGTGCTGTGAAATCTTTTGCACGATATTTTGGCTAACTTTTATTAACTCGTCTCTCTCTTGGTGCCATTTGTTAGCCACCTGATCTAAAATGTCCATTAGGCCGGGCTGTCCCCATTTTGAATGTTTAGGGAAATAAGTGCCGGCAAAAAAAGGATGCTTATCCGGTGTCATAATAATGGTTAGCGGCCAACCCCCATGCCCGGTTAGTGCCTGACAGACCGTCATATACACTTGGTCAATATCCGGGCGCTCCTCACGATCAACTTTAATAGAAATAAAGTCTTTGTTTAATTTGCGGGCGACCTCTTTATCCTCAAAGGACTCGCGTTCCATCACGTGACACCAGTGGCAAGTAGAATAACCTATAGATAGAAATATGGGTTTATCTTCATGCCCGGCTTTTTCGAAGGCCTCTTCAGACCATGAGTGCCAGTCAACAGGGTTGTATGCATGCTGTAAAAGATATGGGCTTTTCTGATGGATTAAGCGGTTTGATTCTAACATGTTTGACTCCTCCCAAATGAGTGTTGGTTTATTATTCACGTAAAAGGCGCCGGTTATAAATACCGGCGCCCCTTGGATTGAAAAGGATTTCACAAAGTTTTTCTATTATTGATTTTTTGCTTTTGCATCCGCTACTTCCATCTTTGCATCGTTGGCCATTTTCTTCATCTTTTCTAGGTTTCCGATTTCAGCTGAAAATTCATACTTACCTTTAACTTGGTCGGCAATCTTGCCGATTTCATACAGATAGTTTTCAGCTTTGTTTAACTTCTTTTCTACCTCTTGGTTTTTCAAACTATGCACCTCCAAATATATTTTTTTCTGAAGCATTATTAATATGCTGTTTGACAGTCTTAATCATACATCTTGATGACTTTGAAAGATTTTCAAGTAGGTTAAGTATGATGGAAAAATACTAAAAAACTCGATAGACAAGTTGCGTTCCTCTTATAGTATGAATATCTTAGTATTACAGAAAGACGGAAAAGTAAAGAAAGGAGGAAGATCATATGGCAGACGGAGGTGCTCCGTACTTTGATGGAAGTTTTATTCTGTTTCTTATTTTGATCTTACTGGTTTTTAGCTTCCCATTCATCGGCGGCGTATATAACGCCTAAAAAAAATTTTAAAACTTAAAATATGTCAGTTTTGCTAGCAGTAACCAATAATTTAAATCAACCACAAGTTAAAAGATCCTTTGCAAAAGAACCCCGTTTATCTACCGGGGTTCTTTTATGGTTTTTAATCGATGTAGAAAAAGTAAATGGACGGGCTTTTTTTGTGGTATTGGCCGGTTAATGTGTTATAGAGCTTATTGCTTGTCGTATTACCTTCTTACTTTCCGGGTGCTTAAAAAATTCCGCGTGTATTTTTCCAAAAGCTTCTCTAAATTCCTTACTTTCCTGTAAAAGGATAACGCCCAGTTCTATCCCAATTAAAGACATTTTCAAAAGAGTTTCCCTCTTTTGAGGGTCATCCTTAGTTTTTTCCAGGTAGTCATTCATCATTTCGCTGGAAAAATCGCTTACCATGCCTGTTAAAAACAAGAATTATCACCCCTAGTTTTTTTGTATTTTGCCTTTTCCGCCATGATTGATGCTTAATTTATCAAAAATATTATCTTACCTATCAAGTCATTTACTTTGTCTTAAATATGGCGGAATCCGTCACGTTGTAGTCTCGATTTTGGAGCCATTTCCATGTAACGTTAATCAAGCTAAAGTATGCACACAGTACAATAATTGTAATGCCCCAATTCCAATTATCCCGGAAACCAAATACTCCCAACAAATGAATACATATCAGGTAAGTTAACATAATTCCCGCCCAGATTGCTCCGTATAATAGTATTCTCTTACGTGGCAAGTACTGTAAGTAAAAATAGCACGCCACGGGCCAAACAGTTAAGTCGGTGATGATAGGGAGCCACAGGTGCATTAAGTGTGATCCCTTAACCGTCCATAACCTAAGCCAGTCCACCACGATGTAATGCTCTAAAAAGCGTAAAAATACGCCAGTCATTATTACAGGGAGAAATTCCTTGACTCGTTTTGTGTTTGCAAATAATGCAAAACTCAGTATGGCAAGGGACGAGAATGCTAATATTACCATTGACCGTTCTCCTTCACATATAGATTTATATATAAAGTTATAGGGTGATAATAATGTATTTCATAGTACTTTTTGTTTTAGCATGGACATGGTTCTACTTCAGGGCCAATAAAAAACGTGCTCGCGAAATTTACGGTGCTGCTATTTTTGCCAGTTTATTAGGATTAATGACTGATTTAATCATGGTACACTACAATCTCTGGTCTTACAGCGGTCTTCCCCAACCTTTATATACTATTCCTCTACTCCTTGAATTTAGTGTATATCCTGTAGTTTCCTATTTATTCGTGCAAAAACTTCCGCCTACTTGGAAAGATATCTTTAAAAGAATATTAATTTGGACTTTGTTTGCCGGCCTTCTGGAATGGATAACTTTAGAAACAGGCTACATGCAGCATAAGTTGTGGTGGAATTTATGGCTCTCCGTGGTTGCAGATGTCATGATTTTCTTTTTAATTACCGGCATCTATCGATTTTATAGTCCAGCCTATGTATCTAAAACTAACATCTGAATAATGAAGCCCTCTGTATCCCTTGACCTATCCAATATTCTCATGTCATGATCTAGTTAGGCTAAATAAAGCCTTTTAGTATATTACGGAGGGAATGCGGATGTTTCAAAAAAGCTCTGCTGCCATTGGATATTCATGAAACTGAAACAGAGATTGTTTCAATGGCAAATTATATTAACCAGATAGGAATTAAATATTTACGATTATTGCATGTTGTTTCGCCTGGCTGGGGCAATAAAAAACAGATTGTGGACAAGTTAAATAATTTAGGTGTTTTGCTTCATTCCTTCGGTTACGGTATTACTATCGATGTGCGGGAAGGCTATCCCCCCGGGGAGATTTGTGAAGTAGCCACTGAGAATGACATAGATTTTATTTTCTTACCATGGAGGAGGAAGAGCAAGGTTTATCGGACTCTCCTGGGCAGTACAGCCAAGGAAGTAGTCAGGTTAACTGATCAACCAGTTTTTGTATACAAAAATTTCCCCGAGAATGGAAAAGAAGAGAATATTTATCGCATTCTTTATCCTACAGATTTGAAAGGGGCTGCAGCCCGGGCGGTGCCGTATGTAAAGGCTCTAGGAAAGCAGGCCTCGGTAGTGGTGCTTTTACATGCAGGCCAGCGGGCGGCTGATCCGGTATCAGAGGAAAAACGCCAAAAGGAAATAAACAAGCAGATGGGCGAGTTGAAAAACATTTTTTCACCTTATTTTTCCATCATTGAAAGCAACTCTAGTATTGGTATCCCGTATAGAAATATCCTGAAACAAGTAGATGATAAGTTGATTGACTTGATTGTGATGGGCCGTTTTAATAAAATACCAATTCATACCATAATGGGTTCAACTTCGGTCAGGGTAGTGGATCAGGCGCGGTGTTCGCTAATGCTTATTCCCTGAGCCGTTTTTAGCGCTAAGGGAACTGATTAGCGTGCCTTTTTATACGAGGGAGGGCTGTTACATTGACCAAAGATATTGTTTTTAGGACCTCTTTGCTTATTGTATTGTTAGTGGTAGGGATAGGGTTTTATGATCCCGATCTGTTGGACAAAGTATCCACGGCTGTATATACCAATATTATAAATCACTTTGGCTGGGCGTATTTACTCTCTGCGTTTCTGTTTCTTGTGTTTAGTGTGGGACTGGCTTTTAGCCGTTACGGAAACATTAAGTTGGGAAAGGACCATGAAAAGCCTCAATACAGTTATTTCGGCTGGTTTAGCATGCTCTTCGCTGCCGGTATGGGCATCGGTCTTATCTTTTGGGGTGTCTCTGAGCCACTCAATCATTATATGAATCCTCCGCAGCACATCGCCGCCGGGTCCGGTGATGCTGCTGCTTTTGCCATGCGGTATAGTTTTTTCCACTGGGGCTTGCACCCGTGGGCAATATATATAGTAATGAGCCTTTCCATTGCGTATTTTTCTTTTCGAAGGGGGATGCCGCCTTTAATTAGTTCCTGTTTTTATCCTCTTTTAGGTGAGAGGATTAACGGCCTAGCAGGATACATTATAGATATTTTGGCTGTGTTCGCGACCATATTTGGCATTGCTACCTCTTTGGGCCTGGGCGCTCTGCAGATTAACAGCGGTCTGGCGCATGTGTTTAATTTGCCTAATTCTATAGCCTCTACACTGGTAATCATCGGAGTGGTTACAGTTCTATTCATCACATCCAGCCTCACGGGACTCAATAAAGGTATTCAATTATTAAGTAAGTCAAACATGATGCTAGCCGCTTTACTGCTTATCTTTACGCTAATTGTGGGGCCCACTTCTTACATTTTTAATGTCTTTACAAGTACGTTAGGTGAATATGCAAACCGTCTATTGGAAATGAGCCTGCAGGTTAATCCTTTCCAGGGTTACGAGTGGACTAAGGATTGGACTTTTTTTTACTGGGCATGGTGGATTGCGTGGTCCCCCTTTGTGGGGCTTTTTGTGGCCCGTATTTCCCGGGGGCGTACTATCAAGGAATTTATTCTGGGTGCTCTGCTGGCCCCTACATTATTAACATTCCTGTGGTTTAGTGTTTTCGGGGGAGCAGCATTGAATTTAGAGTTACAGCAGGGGGCAAATATAGGCTCAACAGCTGTTTCAGATGCTTCCACTGCTCTTTTTAACGTTTTTGCATATTACCCTCTTGGGGATTTGTTATCCTTGGTAGCAGTGATTTTATTATTAGTGTTTTTCGTTACGTCTGCGGATTCTGCCACCTTTGTGCTCGGCATGATGACCTCCTCAGGTAGCCTAAGTCCACCGCTCGCGAAAAAATTGGTTTGGGGCCTAACAGAATCTGCTGTGGCAGCAACTTTGTTATTATCCGGGGGGCTGAATGCCTTGCAGCAGATGGCTATAGCAGCTGCACTACCATTTACCATGATAATGTTACTAATGTGTTATAGCCTTTTCCGAGCTTTATCCCAGGAAGACAGAGATCTTTACTCCAGTGAAAAATTTTAGCAGGATTTTGACAGCCCAGTGATCATCACTGGGCTGTTTGACGTTTATCATAGAAAATTGTCGATTAAATGTAAATACTAGTTAACTAATATATTGATTTATTGGTTAGCTAGTGTTACAATTATTTAAAATTTTGTATAAAGTTTAGACAATTATAAAAACTTACATTAGGAGGGCATTTTCGTGAGACAACCTAACTATGAACCACTGTCACCACTAAGCTTTTTAGAGAGAAGTGCTTTTGCTTACCCGGAGAAAGAGGCCGTGGTCTACAACGACTTTCGGCTGACATATGGAGAATTAAAAAATCGGGTGCAAAAATTTGCCACGGCACTAAAGCAGCATGGCATTCAAAAGGGTGACAAGGTGGCTTTTCTCTGCCCGAATATTCCACCGCTCCTTGAAGCTCACTATGCAGTTCCGCTCGCCGGAGGTGTTCTCTTAACCGTCAACATAAGATTATCTCCCCAGGAAATAGCATATATCCTGCAACACTCTGAAAGTAAAATACTATTTATTGATACTGAGTTTGCTAATGCCATTAATCCTATTCTAAAAGATATTGGTGATATAAAGATAGTAAATATTTGTGATGTACAGCCGAAAGCCTTTGATGGGCCGGACTACGAAGAATTTATTTCGGTGGAGCCCGAGGAGCTTTTCTTTGGTGTCGAAGACGAATTGCAGCACATAACTTTGAATTACACCAGCGGTACTACCGGTAAGCCCAAAGGAGTTTTATATTCGCACCGCAGTGCTTATTTAAACGCTCTAGGGGAAATACTTGAATTCCAGTGCAATTCAAGAACAAGATATCTATGGACGCTTCCTATGTTTCATTGTAACGGGTGGTGTTTCACTTGGGGTATAACCGCGGCAGGTGGGACTCACGTGTGCCTGAGAAAGGTTTTACCTGAAGAAATTTACGAGCAAATAGAAAAACAGGAAGTTTCGCACTTGTGTGCAGCACCTATTATTTTGATTGGCATGGCTAATTATCCTAAAATAGACCAAATTAATATGAAAAAGCATCTTAATATAATGACAGCCGGTGCCCCGCCTTCTCCTACAGTGATCAAACAAATGGAGGCCATAGGATGCACAGTAACTCAAACCTATGGCTTAACGGAAGTATATGGCCCGCACAGTATCTGCGAGTGGAATCCCGAATGGGATTCACTGAGTGTGGATGAGCAGGCAGAAATTAAGTCCAGGCAGGGCGTGCCCTATATTACATCAGTTTTTATGGATGTTTGGGATGCCTCTACCATGCAACCGGTGCCCCATGACGGAGAAACGGTGGGTGAAATTGTTATGCGAGGTAACAATGTCATGGCTGGGTACTTCAAGCAACCGGAAGACACAGAACAGGCCTTCCGTGGCGGGTGGTTTCACAGCGGTGACTTAGCTGTAACTCACCCCAATGGCTATGTGGAAATTAAGGACAGAATGAAAGATATAATCATCAGCGGTGGTGAGAATATTTCCACTGTGGAGGTGGAAAATGTTCTTTACCAGCATCCGGACATTTTGGAGGTGGCAGTAGTATCCAAGCCCCATGAGAAATGGGGAGAGGTGCCTAAGGCTTTTGTGACTTTGAAGGAGGGTTCCAATCCTTCCCAGGAAGAAATTATAGAGTTTTGTAGAGAGAGAATTGCCAGGTTTAAAGTTCCCAAAGATATTGAATTCGGTGAACTGCCTAAAACCTCAACCGGTAAAATTCAAAAGTTCCGGCTTCGTGCAAAGGAATGGGGAGACAGTGGGAAAAGGGTAAATTAAAAAGAAAAAATAGGGCTGCCTCAAGGGTGAGGTAGCCCTATTTTCTTTTTATGAGATTAAATGTCTTTTTTGTTAGATGGTTTAATATGTTTCTTCCAATCTCCATGGGTTACCAGGGTACCCGTTTGAAGAATTTGTTCCTTTCTATGTTCCGGGCAGATATAAATAAGTGCCCTTACTTTCCACGCCAAATCCGGTAACTGAATGTCTCTTTCAACCCTTTCGTAGAGATTGTCAGTGTGCCCGG harbors:
- a CDS encoding BCCT family transporter produces the protein MTKDIVFRTSLLIVLLVVGIGFYDPDLLDKVSTAVYTNIINHFGWAYLLSAFLFLVFSVGLAFSRYGNIKLGKDHEKPQYSYFGWFSMLFAAGMGIGLIFWGVSEPLNHYMNPPQHIAAGSGDAAAFAMRYSFFHWGLHPWAIYIVMSLSIAYFSFRRGMPPLISSCFYPLLGERINGLAGYIIDILAVFATIFGIATSLGLGALQINSGLAHVFNLPNSIASTLVIIGVVTVLFITSSLTGLNKGIQLLSKSNMMLAALLLIFTLIVGPTSYIFNVFTSTLGEYANRLLEMSLQVNPFQGYEWTKDWTFFYWAWWIAWSPFVGLFVARISRGRTIKEFILGALLAPTLLTFLWFSVFGGAALNLELQQGANIGSTAVSDASTALFNVFAYYPLGDLLSLVAVILLLVFFVTSADSATFVLGMMTSSGSLSPPLAKKLVWGLTESAVAATLLLSGGLNALQQMAIAAALPFTMIMLLMCYSLFRALSQEDRDLYSSEKF
- a CDS encoding long-chain-fatty-acid--CoA ligase, whose product is MRQPNYEPLSPLSFLERSAFAYPEKEAVVYNDFRLTYGELKNRVQKFATALKQHGIQKGDKVAFLCPNIPPLLEAHYAVPLAGGVLLTVNIRLSPQEIAYILQHSESKILFIDTEFANAINPILKDIGDIKIVNICDVQPKAFDGPDYEEFISVEPEELFFGVEDELQHITLNYTSGTTGKPKGVLYSHRSAYLNALGEILEFQCNSRTRYLWTLPMFHCNGWCFTWGITAAGGTHVCLRKVLPEEIYEQIEKQEVSHLCAAPIILIGMANYPKIDQINMKKHLNIMTAGAPPSPTVIKQMEAIGCTVTQTYGLTEVYGPHSICEWNPEWDSLSVDEQAEIKSRQGVPYITSVFMDVWDASTMQPVPHDGETVGEIVMRGNNVMAGYFKQPEDTEQAFRGGWFHSGDLAVTHPNGYVEIKDRMKDIIISGGENISTVEVENVLYQHPDILEVAVVSKPHEKWGEVPKAFVTLKEGSNPSQEEIIEFCRERIARFKVPKDIEFGELPKTSTGKIQKFRLRAKEWGDSGKRVN
- a CDS encoding thioredoxin domain-containing protein, with amino-acid sequence MLESNRLIHQKSPYLLQHAYNPVDWHSWSEEAFEKAGHEDKPIFLSIGYSTCHWCHVMERESFEDKEVARKLNKDFISIKVDREERPDIDQVYMTVCQALTGHGGWPLTIIMTPDKHPFFAGTYFPKHSKWGQPGLMDILDQVANKWHQERDELIKVSQNIVQKISQHLNISAQGELSEETLHEAFNQLHQAFDSNYGGFGAAPKFPTPQNLLFLLRYWVQTDNEKALKMVEKTLQSMHRGGIYDHIGFGFARYSTDKKWLVPHFEKMLYDNALLAIVYLEAYQVTREEVYARVAREIFTYILRDMTSPEGAFYSAEDADSEGEEGKFYVWTTAEINEILGPQQGKIFCQLYDITPGGNFEGKNIPNLINGSLKQMAKEWNMAEDELRGIAEECRIKLYHQRDRRVHPHKDDKVLTAWNSLLITALAKGASVLSEKKYADAAIRAFDFIWSNMRSKEGRLLARYREGEAALNAYLDDYAFLVWALLELYEASLSPIYLKRAVEITQAMLELFHDQENGGFFFYGKDSEQLFARPKDAYDGAMPSGNSVAALNLLRLARMTGDSNLDDVAHRQLNAFAGDIKDNPRAYTYFLTALQFASSPSREIVIAGDPRDNAVEQMVNTVRSSFMPNTLLVLNPGGDEGKVIKELIPFVNTQRAIEGKATAYVCQEFACQSPVTDPNLLKERLHQ
- a CDS encoding universal stress protein, with the translated sequence MANYINQIGIKYLRLLHVVSPGWGNKKQIVDKLNNLGVLLHSFGYGITIDVREGYPPGEICEVATENDIDFIFLPWRRKSKVYRTLLGSTAKEVVRLTDQPVFVYKNFPENGKEENIYRILYPTDLKGAAARAVPYVKALGKQASVVVLLHAGQRAADPVSEEKRQKEINKQMGELKNIFSPYFSIIESNSSIGIPYRNILKQVDDKLIDLIVMGRFNKIPIHTIMGSTSVRVVDQARCSLMLIP